The genomic segment CACGCAGAGGGCTTTTTTCCTATACACTTTAGAAGCACAGCATCTTACAacggtagagctggaagggaccttaaaggtcatctagtccagccacTGCAAGCTCTTCAGCTGAAGAATTGCTGACAGGGGCGATGTAATCTCTGCTTATATGCCTCCAAGCGAGGGAGTCTGGTTGCTAAAGTGTTCACCTTGAGGGAAGCATGTACATCTGTCACCCATGAAGGCTGGAGCAACGATCCAATTTTCTCTGCATTTGTGTTACTCTGATCCGTATTGCTTTTGGTCTGAACTCTCTCTGAAACTTTTCCATCATCTTATTTATTTGTCCGTTTGTCTAATTTATAGGCCGCCTTTCCCCCcgataaagggactcaaggctGCTCACAGTATTGAAAagttataattaaaaacaaagtaaattaCACATGAAAATCGATTAAACTACAatactaattaaaatacactgaatgattGAAAACATTGAGAACTTTAAAAACTCAAAAAATGGCATTCAAAGACTCAGTCATGActgttaaaagcttgcctgaaaaggtgggcCTTCAGCTGTTAGTTACTCCTTAGATTTAATAGAACTCCTTCTTTAACTCCTTCGATTTAAAGAAGAAATACCTGGTTTTTAAAGCAGAATGTTTTTGATAGTAACAATTTGAAGGTTAAAGTTCTtcctttcaaaatgttattttcgAAACAGTTGACGGATCAATTGGCTTGGCCTCCTCTACAGTGCGAAGAAAAAAAGATCTTAATGTTAACATACTAAGCCAAATGCATCATGGAATTATGCCTAACAATCCTCTGTCGTCTGAATATGTacctcttaaaaatatatatatatatccataaaAGAGGAAATCAACAGCACAGCTATTTCCACCCCTTGCAGCTGGATGGAGTCATACCTGGACCgttgtttccttcttctgcccGCGTCTCATCACCAGAAGCTTGGCATCTTCGTCTCGGGGTGACGATCGCTCCTCTGCAAACGCCAGGAAGGTGGATTCGGAGGGCAGGTAGAGGAGGGCTGGGATGCGGTAGGTCAGCCCCCCTCGCTTCTTCTGCCGGAAAAGGACCACTTTGGGAGAGCTAGCTGGAGCTTCGGCCATATTTTCTGGGCATACAGAAACGttctgggagggaaggagagaaaccaGATCAGGAGGAGAGAACAGGGCTGTGCCCCTGCAGCGAGGCACATGCTTTGCACCGGGTTTCAATTATTGCTTTTCAAGCTGGGAATGTCTCTTGCTTgagactctttgttgttgttgttgtttagtcgttaacccgtgtccaactcttcgtgaccccatggaccaaagcacgccagaccctcTTGTCTttcacagcctcccagagttgggtcaaattcatgttggtcacttctatgacactgtccatccatctcgtcctctatcatccccttctcctcttttccagagagtcttctcttctcatgagatggccaaagtattggagcctcagcatcaggatctgtccttccagtgaacactgagggttgacttccttcagaacagatagtttgatctccttgcagtccaggggactctcaagagtctcctccagcaccacgattcaaaagcatcaatttttcggtggtcagccttctttatggtccagctctcacttccttgaAAAGGAAAAGGTGGCTGACAACATTGACAGCcattatttaaagttgaaaatgagAATATGACCCTGGTTAACTTCCTTGCACTCTCCGAGAAGCAGAACTTGGGCAATTCCCCAAATCGGGGGAAAACATCTCATCAGATTAGAGCCATTAAACAATCAAgtcctcaaaatgtttttttctccccaaactCATGGCTTCCTTTCACTGATTATATTAATAGCAATACTGAGGTGTATTTTCATAAGATTCCTACAAAGATCATTAGTCTGACATAATTACCAACTACATTTGTgtctttgctctttttcttttttcaaataacGTTCATGCTATGATTTTCCTGGAAGTGGGCATTGATAGATGAGCTTAATGAAAGACCCACACTCctgcatttttcttcattttctacttactctttattacttttaataattttttagagtatctattttaattgttttatctttttattgtatttttattgtattttaattgttgtaagccgcccagagtcctttgggtagagtgggcagcatataagctgtCTAGagggggtaaaaatcgaataaataaataaataaataaataaataaacaaacaaacaaacaaacaaataaataaataaataaataaataaataaataaatattgttgtttgttgctgttgctgttgctgctgctgctgctgctgctgctgctgttgttgttgttgttattattattattattattattattattattattattattattattattattattattattattattattattattattatttattaaacgGGCCGTCTATTTCCATAGCACAGCTCCACCAGCCTCCCCGAtgggttggactacagctcccaccatCCCCAGTCAGCATCCTGGGGACGATGGGAGGTGCAGTCCGACCCAATGGGGAGGGGTCCGAGCTGGTGGCAGCAGGACAAACGGCTGAAGCCCTTTAGTAAAATGCCAGCTGGattatccatctctctctctctctctctctcttttgcaactCTTGCTATCTCGCCGCTTACCGTGGTGCGGATTCCTTTGAGTGCAAACGGACCCAGCATTGCGAAGTGAAGTGAAGAGCGGGGACGTGAGtgcaatctgtgtgtgtgtgtgtgtctgtccgGGCGCAGGatcagctccctcccccctccccggggTCTGACTTTCCCCGCGCGCTCCGCCCGGGCGCGGCACCAGCCCGGCTGCAACAGCTGGCGGCAAAGGGGGAGAACAGCTGGCCCGGGGAACTCCGGCGCGGCGCAGCCAATCAGGAGGCGGGAGCCCCTTCGGGCGCCATAGAGCTACGAAATCTGAAAGAGGGACAGGGCCACCATGTCGGGACGGGAGAATTCCGGGTTCCTTTTGGTCCCCCCGCTTTTTTGCGGGAGAAGGAAGACATGCCCCTAAGGGGATGATGAACTTGGATCGTAGCCCAGGCAGTTGGACCACGAAGAAGACCAAAACCCTCATAATTACCAACTACATTTGtgtgtttgctctttttttcctcccaaataaaGTTCATGCTATGATTTATCTGGAGATGGGCATTGCTAGATGACCTTAATGAAAGACCCACAGTCctgcatttttcttcattttctatttactctttattacttttaataatttttaaaatgaaaccctCCAGACCCTGGAGAGattggaaaaaagaaggaaagagtttTGCATTCCTTGGTTCAAACATCCACCCCAAGGGAGATtaaaaagaccaagaaatcagaaggaggtggagactcagaagggcagcaaggaaggaatcagaaaagaacaCCAGTTGTAAGGAGGAGACCAGGATCACCCACACGCTTGGGTTTCCTACCACCAGGGAGGGGTGTCCAAGCTGGGCAGCTGAAACGACGGACAGGAAATGAATGGGAGACCAAAGGCGAGATGGATCAacttccttaaaggaagccacaggtttgagttcaCAAGAAATGTGAGCACGGCTGTTCACGACTGGACGTTTTCGAGGATCGCTCGTTCTCCAGGGCGACGGCACGGCCCATGGCAGCAAAATATTCATTTATGTACTCGTCCTggctttctcctgaaaaggacccaaagcggcttgCCATGTTAAAAGGACAATAATCTTGAAAAGCTATGGTAAATATCTGTATCTGGAAGGCAAAGGAGGACGACAGCAGCAAACTaccccttgaacatctcatgtgcCTCAAAACTGTattagggtcaccttaagtcagaaacaatttaatggcacataataatggatACATAATCACAAGAGATTTTGATATCATTCTCTTTGTCTTGATTGCTAGATTTCTAgggtctgtttaaaaaaagtggcACTTCTATTGGTACAAAGTTGAGACAAACcaacatgtgctgtcaagtcaattctgaccgatGGTGACTCTTTTTAAGGGTTTCCCAAGTagagagtactgagaagtggttcgccattcccttcttctggggctatagtgctgcttgcccaaggctacacaggctggctctactcacagggaggcccagtgggggaatcaaactcccaacctctggctccgcagccagagactcGATTGACTGAGCTAccgtcaggatattgtaatttttataggcctgaacctggataaatgtgttattaatgagctgccattgtgaacagatgtgtgtatgctgagtcactgtgactgctgaaGAGATGATGCAGTGTCTGAAGATGAgatgacacccaggtgcagaagatttatgtaaattattatttgtgatgtggtttgttatatgtttcttttttaaattcatgttgtaagccgcctagagtggtcacaattgactagataggcggggtataaatgaaataaatgaaataaataaataaataatgtgtccTGTAATTGGACTGAAGAAGCCTTGTGTATGTATATAAGTGATCAGTGTGTtcatagatttctcttctctctcgatcacttgctgctatcctctatgccggtttgtttaataatttcctgccatgctgaagtgatgccagcctgtatatacgtgtaaatattgtaaatacacccgtcttgctaaagaagaagaacgtgtaAGTGTCTTCATttaactctgcgtattttcctgtcgccaaatcctgacAGCTACACAGCAAAACTACAAAGTTAGGAAGTGAAATAAatttgtaaccccccccccaatcaacccgatttttttcatttgtatatTTCTCTTCAATAATTAGAAATAATGAAGGGGTTCGAGTGCGAGAGGGCCATTGCGTGAAGCCTTCTGGTGCTCAGAAGCTTTCTAGCCCTGTGTGTGGCCAAAGGAAAGAAGCAGAGAGGACACAGCTGATGTCAGGATCATGTCCATGGGGGCAGAGAAGGGAATGAAATAGAGCATGGCGCTAAAGCCAACGCTGAACTCCCTAAATCTTTTCTCTGAAGTGACTTTGGATAATAGCACCCACCATTTCCCAGTCAATGCAGCCTTCTGGGGGAGCTCCTGATGCTTcagtccaaaaaaagagtaacttttccaaactccgcTCATCCTCAGTTGGCCTCTTGATCCTTGGTAAGGAGATACGAATCACTTGTTTTCTAGTTTTTCCTTTCAAGATCCAGGCAAAATTTGGGAGAACCCAAAGAAATAGTACATCCAGTGATGACAGAAGTTCAAATGAGAGACACGTTTCAAGAGGTATAAGAGGTTCAAATaatctttattctgattttttaaaaagctgaatacGTTTCAGTACACCACCGTCTTCAGGAACAACAGTTTAGAATCCAGACTTCGGCAGCCTGTTTGGTCTGTACCAGCTCCGACTGCTGATCCAAGGGGGAAAATCTGCCCAAATTGCATTTGTAATTTTGTAATTGATTGtgattttagttttatttattatgaGCTGCCCTGGGTCCCCACCCCCAAACCAGGAGAAAGACAAcctagaaatgaaacagaaagccAACAAACAAGATTTTAAAGGGATCTTCATTAAAATATAGACAGAGAAGAGAGCAGATTAAGTCCACAGGCTGCACGGAAACAGTTCTGGCTCTGGATCGGCCAAGGTTTTGAGGTAGGAAGGCCAAAGCCATCATGCAATCTGCAAGAACCGGTCGACAGACAGAAGCACTGAAGTAAAATggtaacaaatttatttttattttattttatttattttatttataccccgcctatctggtcagtttgACCACTCTATGCAATGGGCCTCCCCCTGCTGCAATTGGCTTGTGAAATGCAGAAGTGGCAGGGTTTTTGTGCTGCTTTCGACGAGGTAGCTAGAGGCGATGGTCGCTTTTGTAAAGATGGGAGGGGGAAGAACCAACCGGGCCCACAGCCTTCTCCCTGCATGGTTTTGCCGCTCTGGCATGGACTTGATCCCCACTGCATTACACAAGATAATAATATTTGTGTGCCGTCACATCAGTTCTATTTATGTGTAATCActgtgtgacatcaagtcaattctgacttagggtgacccttgacagggttttctagatagagaggtactcagaaatggttttcccattcacttcctctagggggagccctgggactgtgcgcagctggcccaaggccacccaggctggctcttctctctagaGAGGCACAcatagggaatcgaactcccagcttctaattccacaaccagatacctaaaccactgcgctGTCCAGCCAGCTCTAATAGTAATGGTGTGACATCCATTccgacttatggcagcccttctTAAGGCTTTAGGGAATATCCAGAAGtggttcccccttcccttcttctggggtcgtcttgggactctgcagcttgcccaaagctacacaggctgcctctcctGGGATGTACCGTGGGGACTCAAATTCCcagccactggctctgcagccagagacctaaaccacgggTGGCAAGTTTCCAACCTCGAGGGCCAGCAAGCCACCACAAGGATTAAAACCGTCTCCGCCACGCAGATGTGTCCAGAGGCTCTGTTTTTCACCCCTGCTGTGTTGCTCTGGACAGACAAGGCGAGCTCACCCCCTCTCAGTCGACCCTGCGTGCCGTGTGATGAGGACAGAGGTCACTCCTCCTCAGAGCTGGGAGAAGACActtcggactacagctcccaaaatcccccctTCTGGAAGTTGTTGTCTAAACAAGAAGGCACCTCTTCCGTGGCTCTGCACAAGGCAATTGGATTGACCGGAGCACtaagaatggtgtgtgtgtgtgtgtgtgtgtgtgtgtgtgtgtgtgtgtgtgtgtgtgtgtgtgtgtgtgtgtgtgtaagtgtgaaAGAGGGGGGTCTGACCTCACCCACTTGGGGGTCAAGCTTTGCCTATGGCTGGCACACCTCCCCCAAGGGACGTCCCACGTGGCCATTCAGCCATGGAGCAACAAAAAAAGGAGTCTCCATTCCCCTTCTAAATCTTATACCTCataatcaaatcaagcttgaactctttcgggaggcaaaaaggttgaaactgaggcCGTCCTCCTTTGGGCGcctcaggagaaggcaggattctctggaaaagaccatgatacTGGGCATGGtgggaggcagcaagaaaagaggaagactcaatgcaagatggactgactccctaaaagaaaccatgacttttgagtctgcaagagctgagcaggaccgCTGAGGACAGGAGATTCTGGAGATcgctcatccatagggtccctcttTCATACGTTgggggtgacttgacagcacataacaacgtACAATAGGACCACGGGGATCTGCAGGGGATGGGTTCCCCGTGGATGCAGAAAACCATGGACGTATCGAACAGCGTCcattgcatgatctctggctctttctagtggccagttctggtaaatacactctggaaataCATTATAAATAGCTATTTCTCAACgagcggataagtgaatccgtggatactgatcctgtgggtaCGGGTGTCCTACTGTAATTCCAAGCCAACGACTCAGCAGACAGGCACGGATGAAAGAAATGagtggggtggttttttttgtgtgtcttaAAGAAGTAGATAGGAAACATTCAGGATTTGTGAGAGCAGTAACTCAGACAGAGAAGCAGCTCCAAATCAGCGGCTCTTTCATGGGCCCCCCACCAGGAGCTCAGCCTCGGAGAAGACCTGGAAAGCAATTTCTTCATAGGAATGGGACTGCCCGCACTCAAACAGGCAACCAAAGAGCCGGGATTTCCCTTCCCCGCAGACGGCCAGGTCCGAGTAGCCGCTGGGCCCCGGGTTCAGGACCTGAGGGGCTTTCCAGGACCCCGGATCCAAGGGGGACGTGTTCAAGTAGATGCCCAGATCCGTGCGCGTGTCCCTGctggtggggtgggagaaaaTCAGCCACGATGCAGCGCTCTTGAGGGAGGCCGCGTTCGACTGAGCGCTGGCTTCGGCCGGAGGAGAGAAACTCACCACGCTGCCCTGGCAGCCGCTCGGAGGCTCAAACAGCTGCTTGGAGAGGAAAGATTCGAGAAACCCATCTCCGCCGTCTGTACTGAAGGCCTCGATCCGGTACCTGTCCGGACTGCGGGCGTTACAGTACAAGACGGGGCGGTTATCTCGGCCGGTCAGTTCAGCCACCTGGCACTCGGAGGTCTGGAAAGTTTTGAGCAGCTGGCCTTGAGTCCAGTTCTTCCCGCCATTGTCGCTGTGGAACGTGAAACAGTGAGGTTTGGTCCAGCAGCGGAACGAACGCCCCAGACAGCGTCGGTGGATGAAGTAGGCGTAGGCTGGGATCACCAGCCGCCCGGAGCTGAGCTGCAAGCCGTGGCCTGGCCCGACGGCAAAGGTGGCCCATTTCCTCAAATTATCGGTGATTGCCCGCTCGGTCACGTCGGTCACCGGACTCCACGTGCGGCCACCGTTGCGGCTCAAGATGTAGCACAACCGGGCCGCGTTTTCCCCTTTCGAGATCTGCTGCTGTTCCGTGACTCTGCTCTGGACGCAGATGAAGAACAAGAAAACGGTGCGGCTGTTCCTCTCGTACACGGGGCAAGGGTTCATGGTGCGGTGGCCGGGCAAGGTCGCCGTCTCCAGAGGCGCCATAGGACCCCactagaaggaaagaaggatctgCCGTTAAGCGGTAGAGTTCTCACTGCTGGAGTAGCTCAATCATGTCTCCTTCTCAAGGAGCATCCTGGGGGAGTAAAACGTGAGAATTTTCCCCCCTTGGATTACagagcccagaatcccccagccggcATACCTGTTGGGGATTCTGaccactgtaatccaaaaaaggaactttctgtTGGAGGTTTTGCAACCCtgcatgctgcttttagtaggtttggctgggagggacatttctgggctgagaggactgtcaatctatccagcacgaaCCAATAGTTTcctctctgcctctgaattcaaagagagacccgcctctcTGCGGTATCCTTTCCCCTCTCCTGAGTCTGTTAAAATCTGTTTGTTGAAGGCAGCCATGACGGTCAGTTGGCTAGTTCGATCTGTTCATCTGGAAGTCATTAAAACTTTTTATTCTAATgactcagaatgagttattgagactgtaagtgccaggcGATGAGGAAAAAGGGATGGACTAATCTGGCAagtttgaagc from the Pogona vitticeps strain Pit_001003342236 chromosome 3, PviZW2.1, whole genome shotgun sequence genome contains:
- the NEU3 gene encoding sialidase-3; the protein is MEAGGAGEMGEAWNGTGKVVLFRQEKPGGLTYRIPALLYLPSESTFLAFAEERSSPRDEDAKFLVMRRGRKDGKMVKWGPMAPLETATLPGHRTMNPCPVYERNSRTVFLFFICVQSRVTEQQQISKGENAARLCYILSRNGGRTWSPVTDVTERAITDNLRKWATFAVGPGHGLQLSSGRLVIPAYAYFIHRRCLGRSFRCWTKPHCFTFHSDNGGKNWTQGQLLKTFQTSECQVAELTGRDNRPVLYCNARSPDRYRIEAFSTDGGDGFLESFLSKQLFEPPSGCQGSVVSFSPPAEASAQSNAASLKSAASWLIFSHPTSRDTRTDLGIYLNTSPLDPGSWKAPQVLNPGPSGYSDLAVCGEGKSRLFGCLFECGQSHSYEEIAFQVFSEAELLVGGP